In Nostoc sp. UHCC 0926, a single genomic region encodes these proteins:
- a CDS encoding GNAT family N-acetyltransferase: MKIYSQRLCLEPLKPDHAELLFDGLQSTSIYDFIEDVPPQSVESLRDRYMVLARRQSPDGTEIWLNWAVWSFVEKCYVGYVQATITVDNSAILGYVFFPNSWGKGYAREAVKWMINYLVETYQNLNFCADVNVQNHRSIALLHNLGFVRSTFFENIQSNQDEFNHEVQYQKR; the protein is encoded by the coding sequence ATGAAAATATACTCTCAACGACTCTGTTTAGAACCACTAAAACCGGATCATGCCGAACTGCTTTTTGATGGATTACAGAGTACGAGTATATACGATTTTATTGAAGATGTGCCGCCACAAAGTGTTGAATCGCTTCGCGATCGCTACATGGTGTTGGCACGTCGTCAATCACCAGATGGAACAGAGATTTGGTTGAATTGGGCTGTCTGGTCTTTTGTAGAGAAATGCTACGTTGGATATGTTCAAGCAACAATTACTGTAGATAACAGTGCAATCCTTGGATATGTGTTTTTCCCTAATTCATGGGGAAAAGGTTATGCACGCGAAGCAGTGAAGTGGATGATTAATTATTTAGTTGAGACATACCAAAATCTTAATTTTTGCGCTGACGTTAATGTTCAAAATCACCGTTCTATTGCTTTATTGCATAATCTGGGATTTGTCCGCTCGACATTTTTTGAAAATATTCAGTCTAACCAAGATGAATTTAACCACGAAGTACAGTATCAAAAACGCTGA
- a CDS encoding histidine phosphatase family protein, with translation MTRVIIVRHGQSGYNTERRIQGRTDASTLTEKGRNDASKVGKALSNILFNAIYSSPLQRAKHTADIIYSELATHREQSAVLQVSDLLLEIDLPLWEALLTAEVKQKFAEDYRTWHQRPDELRMLLNDAQGTREHFPVLALYEQARQFWQEILSHHQGETILIVGHNGINRALISTALGIPASRYHSIQQSNCGITVLNFSGGLGEPVQLESLNQTQHTGESLPSLRPDHQGVRLLLVRHGETDWNRQTRFQGQIDVPLNDNGRQQSQKAGEFLKEVAIDNACSSSMLRPKETAEIILKHHPNLKLELQDDLREISHGLWEGKLEAEIEQEFPGELQRWRLVPAQVQMPEGENLQEVWERSVAAWESIVQAALTNQLKTVLVVAHDATNKTLLCHILGLSLENFWNFRQGNGAVSVIDYPCGIDGLPVLQAMNITTHLGGGVLDKTAAGAL, from the coding sequence ATGACTCGTGTCATCATTGTGCGCCACGGTCAAAGCGGTTATAACACCGAACGGCGTATTCAGGGGCGCACTGATGCGTCAACATTAACCGAAAAAGGTCGTAACGATGCCAGTAAAGTTGGCAAAGCCCTCAGTAATATTTTATTTAATGCGATTTACAGCAGTCCGCTGCAAAGAGCGAAACACACAGCAGATATTATTTATAGTGAGTTAGCTACTCATCGTGAACAGTCTGCTGTACTCCAAGTTTCTGATTTACTGCTGGAAATCGACTTGCCTTTATGGGAAGCACTGCTGACTGCCGAAGTCAAGCAAAAGTTTGCCGAAGACTACCGCACTTGGCATCAACGCCCTGACGAACTGCGGATGCTGCTGAATGATGCACAAGGAACAAGAGAACATTTTCCTGTTCTTGCTTTATACGAACAAGCACGGCAGTTTTGGCAAGAAATTTTGTCCCACCATCAAGGCGAAACTATTCTCATAGTGGGGCATAACGGCATTAATCGCGCCCTGATTAGCACAGCGCTAGGAATCCCTGCAAGTCGCTACCATTCAATACAGCAATCTAACTGTGGCATCACAGTACTAAATTTTTCTGGGGGATTGGGGGAACCAGTCCAGCTAGAATCCTTAAATCAGACGCAACATACTGGGGAAAGTCTACCCTCATTGCGACCGGATCATCAAGGAGTAAGGTTGTTATTGGTGCGTCACGGCGAAACCGACTGGAATCGCCAAACCAGGTTTCAAGGACAAATTGATGTCCCCCTCAACGACAACGGTAGACAACAATCGCAAAAAGCAGGCGAATTTCTCAAAGAGGTAGCGATTGATAATGCTTGCAGTAGCTCAATGCTGCGCCCCAAAGAAACAGCAGAGATTATTTTAAAACACCATCCTAATCTAAAGTTAGAATTGCAAGATGATTTAAGAGAAATCAGCCACGGACTCTGGGAAGGAAAATTAGAAGCAGAGATAGAGCAAGAGTTTCCGGGAGAGTTGCAACGCTGGCGGTTAGTGCCGGCCCAAGTGCAAATGCCTGAAGGGGAAAATTTGCAAGAGGTGTGGGAACGCAGCGTTGCAGCTTGGGAATCAATTGTGCAAGCAGCATTAACTAATCAACTCAAAACTGTATTAGTAGTAGCTCATGACGCTACTAACAAAACCTTGCTTTGTCATATTCTGGGTTTATCGCTGGAAAATTTCTGGAATTTTCGCCAGGGTAATGGCGCAGTCAGTGTTATCGACTACCCTTGTGGAATAGATGGTTTACCAGTACTGCAAGCGATGAACATCACTACTCACTTGGGTGGAGGGGTACTAGATAAAACAGCAGCTGGGGCATTGTAA
- a CDS encoding nuclear transport factor 2 family protein, with product MVLYRIIRLNPPAAGYYAEAFYIRIVKPCCMPFTTPLMPEKSAPEIELIRAAYAAFNARDIDAALATTTPDVAWPKAFEGGYVHGHQAVRAYWTRQWSGINPHVEPISFDREDSGRILVDVHQVVRDLAGTVLSDEHVGHRYTIEHGLIQTMEICPLPLSGH from the coding sequence ATGGTGTTATACAGAATTATTCGGCTTAATCCACCCGCTGCGGGATATTATGCGGAAGCGTTCTACATAAGAATTGTTAAGCCCTGCTGCATGCCCTTCACCACACCTCTTATGCCAGAGAAATCTGCACCAGAAATTGAACTGATACGCGCGGCGTACGCTGCCTTCAACGCGCGAGATATTGACGCCGCGCTCGCCACAACGACTCCTGACGTGGCTTGGCCGAAAGCGTTTGAAGGCGGTTATGTCCATGGACATCAAGCAGTCCGCGCTTACTGGACGAGGCAATGGTCCGGCATCAATCCGCACGTTGAGCCGATTTCCTTTGACCGGGAAGATTCGGGGCGTATCTTAGTCGATGTGCATCAGGTCGTGCGCGACCTAGCTGGAACAGTTCTTTCCGATGAGCACGTTGGTCATCGTTATACCATTGAGCATGGCTTGATTCAAACCATGGAAATCTGTCCACTTCCATTGTCGGGCCACTGA
- a CDS encoding TauD/TfdA dioxygenase family protein produces MGSQYFDIKPVAGRIGAEIIGVNLSSNLSDDIISDIRKTLVKYKVIFFRGQQQLDAAGQVAFARRFGEVTTAHPTVPALPENPEILDLNYGRTTSRANSWHTDVTFVDRPPLGSILRSLDIPPTGGDTIWANSVTAYQDLPTHLRNLADQLWAVHSNKYDYATAFDLPEDAKAYRAVFTSTVYETLHPVVRVHPESGERGLFIGGFVRQFRGLSTTESDDILRLLQAYVTRPENTVRWRWQVGDVAFWDNRATQHYAIADYGDQPRHVQRVTIVGDLPVGIDGKQSEAIKGDASGYNRREAVTA; encoded by the coding sequence ATGGGTTCTCAATACTTTGATATCAAACCAGTTGCAGGACGTATCGGTGCTGAAATCATCGGTGTTAATCTGAGTTCTAACCTCAGCGATGACATCATCAGCGATATTCGCAAGACTCTAGTCAAATATAAAGTGATCTTTTTCCGTGGTCAGCAACAACTCGATGCTGCTGGACAGGTCGCCTTCGCTCGTCGTTTCGGTGAAGTTACTACAGCCCACCCCACTGTACCAGCGCTGCCAGAAAATCCAGAAATCTTAGACCTGAATTATGGCCGCACCACTTCCCGCGCCAATAGCTGGCATACCGATGTGACATTCGTAGACCGTCCTCCTCTCGGCTCTATCTTACGATCGCTTGACATTCCCCCGACTGGTGGCGACACAATCTGGGCAAACTCAGTAACTGCCTACCAAGATTTACCTACCCATCTGCGTAATCTCGCCGACCAACTTTGGGCAGTACACAGCAACAAATACGACTATGCAACTGCATTCGACCTACCTGAAGATGCCAAGGCTTACCGGGCTGTCTTCACCTCGACTGTATACGAGACTCTGCACCCAGTTGTACGCGTCCATCCCGAATCCGGCGAGCGGGGGCTATTCATCGGCGGATTTGTGCGTCAGTTTCGTGGCTTATCAACAACTGAATCAGATGATATTCTCCGACTGTTACAAGCGTATGTAACACGTCCTGAGAACACAGTCCGGTGGCGTTGGCAAGTTGGTGACGTCGCCTTTTGGGACAACCGGGCTACTCAACATTATGCGATCGCAGATTACGGCGACCAGCCCCGCCACGTTCAACGAGTCACAATTGTTGGCGACCTCCCAGTCGGCATCGATGGTAAACAAAGTGAAGCTATCAAGGGAGACGCTTCTGGGTACAACCGACGTGAGGCAGTGACTGCGTAA
- a CDS encoding SDR family oxidoreductase has translation MSLELKLSGKTAIVTGGSAGIGLATAKALYSEGVNVAIAARNQERLENAVADIQSLPTLGAKVIAISADLTKAEDVEKVVATTLAQFGQIDILINNAGSARAGSFLESTDDLFLDAWNLKLLGYIRLVRAVVPHQKSRGDGRIVNIVGGAGRTPRPNFLAGGTSNAALLNFTKGISKELAEYKIRINAISPGATATERAETLAQQNAQAQGITVEQVKAQNIQSIPLKRIAQPEEIAALALFLVSDLAASITGTEIIVDGGSTPGV, from the coding sequence ATGAGTTTAGAGCTAAAACTATCAGGTAAAACAGCGATTGTCACCGGAGGAAGTGCGGGAATTGGTTTAGCCACCGCCAAAGCACTCTATAGTGAGGGTGTGAATGTAGCGATCGCAGCCCGCAATCAAGAAAGACTAGAAAATGCAGTAGCTGACATCCAGTCTCTACCCACACTAGGGGCGAAAGTAATTGCTATCAGTGCCGACCTGACTAAAGCAGAGGATGTTGAGAAAGTTGTTGCAACAACATTGGCCCAGTTTGGTCAGATTGATATCTTGATTAATAATGCTGGGTCAGCCCGTGCTGGGTCTTTCCTGGAATCGACTGATGATTTATTTTTGGATGCTTGGAACTTAAAATTATTGGGCTACATCCGCCTAGTTAGAGCCGTCGTCCCCCATCAAAAAAGTCGGGGTGATGGCCGGATTGTCAATATAGTCGGCGGTGCAGGACGGACACCTCGTCCTAACTTCCTAGCTGGTGGCACAAGCAATGCAGCTCTGCTCAACTTCACAAAGGGCATTTCTAAAGAGTTAGCTGAGTACAAGATTCGCATTAATGCCATATCGCCCGGTGCTACAGCTACTGAGCGTGCCGAGACTTTAGCCCAGCAGAATGCCCAAGCGCAAGGGATCACCGTCGAACAAGTGAAGGCACAAAACATCCAAAGTATTCCTTTAAAAAGAATCGCCCAGCCAGAAGAAATTGCTGCGCTGGCGTTATTTTTGGTGTCTGATCTAGCTGCATCGATTACAGGAACAGAGATTATCGTTGATGGCGGATCTACCCCTGGTGTTTAG
- a CDS encoding dihydroorotase, translating to MTELLQKVRVIDPVSEIDELFDVLIADGYIQAVASHISEINSDTQIRDCQGLVLGPGLVDLYSHSGEPGFEERETLLSLLQAAAAGGFTRVSILPDTSPVIDNPALVAQLQQKRHGKMREKEKINLAAPASPLPLLHIWGAITLNIAGKQMTELADLASAGVVGFSDGKPLENLALLRGVLEYVQPLGKRVAFWPSDRQLAANGVIREGPDALRFGLPPIPASAETTAIAAMLELVAAIGTPVHIMRVSTSRSVELIASAKAAGLPITASTTWMHLLLDTKAVKSYNTSLHLDPPLGNPSDVVALRAGVRAGVIDAIAIDHTPYSYEEKVQAFAEAPPGAIGFELALPLLWQYLVETEEFTALELWRALSSSPAECLGQKVSAILPHQAAELTLFDPQQTWKVERKSLYTLSQNTPWLEQQLKGHVVQTWC from the coding sequence ATGACTGAACTGCTGCAAAAAGTACGGGTAATCGACCCAGTTTCTGAAATCGACGAACTCTTTGATGTGTTGATTGCTGATGGTTATATCCAAGCAGTGGCTTCGCACATTTCTGAAATCAATTCTGATACTCAAATTAGAGATTGTCAGGGATTAGTTCTTGGGCCTGGGTTAGTGGATTTATACAGCCACTCTGGTGAACCAGGGTTTGAAGAACGGGAAACCCTGTTATCTCTTTTACAAGCTGCTGCGGCTGGTGGCTTTACCAGAGTTAGCATTTTACCCGATACATCCCCAGTTATTGATAACCCTGCGCTTGTGGCACAGTTGCAGCAAAAAAGACATGGAAAGATGAGGGAGAAGGAGAAAATTAATTTGGCTGCCCCTGCTTCTCCTCTCCCCCTGCTTCATATCTGGGGCGCTATCACCCTAAATATTGCTGGGAAGCAAATGACGGAATTGGCAGATTTAGCGTCTGCTGGAGTTGTTGGTTTTAGCGATGGTAAGCCCTTAGAAAATTTGGCGCTGCTGCGGGGAGTGTTAGAGTATGTCCAGCCGTTGGGTAAACGAGTAGCATTTTGGCCTAGCGATCGCCAATTAGCAGCAAATGGTGTAATCAGAGAAGGGCCAGATGCTCTGCGTTTCGGTTTACCTCCAATACCCGCCAGCGCTGAAACCACTGCGATCGCAGCAATGCTTGAATTAGTTGCAGCCATCGGTACACCAGTCCATATCATGCGTGTCTCCACATCTCGCAGCGTGGAATTAATCGCCTCAGCCAAGGCTGCTGGTTTACCGATCACCGCCAGCACCACCTGGATGCACCTTTTACTTGATACAAAAGCAGTTAAGAGTTATAACACCAGCTTGCATTTAGACCCGCCTTTAGGTAATCCCAGTGATGTTGTGGCGTTGCGTGCAGGGGTGCGTGCGGGTGTGATAGATGCGATCGCTATTGACCACACACCCTACAGCTACGAAGAAAAAGTCCAAGCCTTTGCCGAAGCACCTCCAGGAGCAATTGGTTTCGAGTTAGCATTACCCTTGCTGTGGCAGTATCTCGTTGAAACTGAGGAATTTACAGCTTTAGAATTATGGCGGGCATTGAGTAGCAGTCCAGCGGAGTGTTTGGGGCAGAAAGTCAGTGCGATTCTACCTCATCAAGCAGCGGAACTTACTTTATTTGATCCCCAGCAAACCTGGAAAGTCGAACGGAAAAGTCTTTATACACTTTCACAAAATACACCTTGGTTAGAACAACAGTTGAAGGGTCATGTTGTGCAAACCTGGTGTTGA
- a CDS encoding VOC family protein — translation MSLPETIAKEKDTRPPVAIGHVRLYVSNVPEASDFFIKIGLRLITQSEQLAVLELRGGTHLVLRTTSEAIAPGMNAPFDLMVDDVSVTRDTFRKWGLTVSEIEPGRIHSSFTLTGPDGYLLTLTSSHTGGREV, via the coding sequence ATGTCCCTACCAGAAACTATTGCAAAAGAAAAGGATACCCGTCCCCCTGTGGCGATTGGTCATGTGAGATTATATGTGAGTAATGTACCGGAGGCTAGCGATTTTTTCATCAAGATAGGGCTGCGGCTAATCACCCAATCAGAACAATTAGCTGTTTTAGAATTACGGGGAGGAACGCACTTAGTTTTGAGAACAACTTCAGAGGCGATCGCTCCTGGAATGAATGCGCCTTTTGATCTGATGGTAGATGATGTTTCCGTCACCAGAGATACTTTTAGGAAGTGGGGACTAACTGTTTCTGAGATTGAACCAGGCAGAATCCACAGTTCATTTACCTTGACCGGGCCGGACGGCTATCTATTGACCTTAACTTCCTCACATACAGGCGGTAGAGAAGTTTAA
- the budA gene encoding acetolactate decarboxylase, which translates to MKLKRYLWITILTITALLGIILPGRTQEDTSSKTLFKISTISALSIGIYEGDTNFKELKRSGNFGLGAVNYLDGEMIGLDGKFYQVKSDGVASVIPDSMKSPFAAVTFFKPQRLINLEGQINYQQLQQSLDQQLLTKNYPYAIRIQGNFPYLKFRSVPKQNPPYRPLAEALKEQLIFELRNVNGTLVGFRTPKYMQAVNANGYHFHFITANRKTGGHILDGQFQNAKVEVDTLSKVEINLPKTAEFDQADLGDGKPTKINRVER; encoded by the coding sequence ATGAAACTCAAGCGTTATTTATGGATAACTATTTTAACCATAACTGCATTATTAGGTATTATTCTTCCAGGAAGAACTCAGGAAGATACCTCATCAAAGACCCTATTTAAAATATCTACGATTAGTGCTTTATCAATAGGTATTTATGAGGGAGATACTAATTTTAAGGAATTGAAGAGATCCGGTAATTTTGGTTTGGGAGCAGTCAATTATCTGGATGGAGAAATGATTGGATTAGATGGCAAATTTTACCAGGTCAAATCTGATGGAGTTGCCTCTGTCATTCCTGATTCGATGAAAAGCCCTTTTGCGGCAGTCACCTTTTTTAAACCACAAAGATTAATTAATCTAGAAGGGCAGATTAATTATCAACAATTGCAGCAATCGTTAGATCAGCAATTACTGACTAAAAATTATCCTTATGCTATTCGCATTCAAGGTAATTTTCCTTATCTCAAATTTAGAAGTGTCCCCAAACAAAACCCACCCTATCGTCCTTTGGCAGAGGCACTTAAAGAACAATTAATTTTTGAGTTAAGGAACGTCAATGGTACCTTAGTGGGTTTTCGGACACCCAAATATATGCAAGCAGTAAATGCTAATGGCTATCACTTTCATTTCATAACTGCAAATCGGAAAACTGGAGGACATATTTTAGATGGACAATTTCAAAATGCTAAAGTAGAAGTTGATACTCTATCAAAGGTTGAGATAAATTTGCCCAAAACTGCCGAATTTGACCAAGCTGATTTGGGAGATGGCAAACCTACTAAAATCAACAGAGTTGAACGGTAA
- a CDS encoding VOC family protein yields MSDHPPIEQQVTFFYTHDLDASTEFYQQKLGLELWLDQGTCRIYTVSGSGYLGLCQATKTSDPPADKQSSVIFTLVTQQVDEWFEYLKERGVKFEKPPTLNEKYNIYHCFFRDPSGYLIEIQRFETNYKKRHNLFSYV; encoded by the coding sequence ATGTCTGATCATCCGCCAATTGAACAGCAGGTTACTTTCTTTTATACTCATGATCTCGATGCATCCACAGAATTCTACCAACAAAAGCTGGGCTTGGAATTGTGGCTTGATCAAGGAACCTGTCGAATTTATACTGTTAGTGGCTCTGGATATTTGGGATTGTGTCAAGCAACCAAAACATCAGATCCTCCAGCCGACAAGCAATCAAGTGTCATTTTTACCTTGGTAACACAGCAGGTGGATGAGTGGTTTGAATATCTCAAAGAACGTGGCGTCAAATTTGAAAAGCCACCTACACTAAATGAAAAGTACAACATTTACCACTGTTTTTTCCGTGATCCCAGTGGTTATTTGATTGAAATTCAACGTTTTGAGACTAACTACAAAAAAAGACATAACTTATTTAGTTATGTCTAA
- a CDS encoding zinc-binding dehydrogenase codes for MSKIRAVIVDPNVPGRLALSEVTAPKPAPDEALVRVAAISLNRGEVKRSTSAEAGWQPGWDLAGVVETPAADGSGPPQGARVVGFRRSGAWAELVSVPTNALAELPPSVSFAQAATLPVAGLTAYHAVLKGGSLLGRPVLITGASGGVGYFAIQLARLSGAHVVAHIRQAGYETLVKEAGAQSVVISEDLSPASEYGPYHLIIESVGGKTLGVALSLLAQDGKTVLYGVSGGDEVTFNAAQFFGTGSVSLYGLRLFDELRFESAAVGLKRLLSLVEAGQLRPHIDLEASWTQIADVAQQLLDRRFPGKAVLHISN; via the coding sequence ATGAGCAAAATACGTGCTGTGATTGTTGATCCCAATGTGCCGGGGCGTTTGGCACTGAGTGAAGTGACTGCACCAAAGCCTGCTCCAGATGAAGCTTTAGTGCGCGTAGCAGCAATTTCCCTGAATCGGGGAGAGGTGAAACGTTCAACTTCTGCTGAGGCTGGTTGGCAGCCTGGTTGGGACTTGGCAGGTGTAGTGGAAACCCCCGCTGCCGATGGTTCAGGGCCTCCCCAAGGGGCGCGTGTAGTTGGCTTTCGCCGTTCCGGTGCTTGGGCAGAACTCGTGTCTGTTCCCACCAACGCCTTAGCAGAACTGCCGCCATCGGTATCCTTTGCTCAAGCTGCCACACTGCCTGTAGCAGGTTTAACCGCTTATCATGCTGTGCTTAAAGGCGGTTCGCTGTTAGGTCGCCCAGTTCTGATTACAGGTGCATCAGGAGGTGTTGGTTACTTTGCTATCCAATTGGCGCGGCTGTCAGGGGCGCACGTCGTGGCACACATTCGGCAAGCTGGCTATGAGACTCTGGTCAAGGAAGCAGGGGCACAATCGGTGGTAATTAGCGAAGACCTCTCACCCGCAAGCGAGTATGGCCCCTATCATCTAATTATAGAGTCAGTGGGTGGTAAGACTTTGGGGGTAGCCCTTAGCTTACTGGCACAGGATGGAAAAACTGTGTTGTATGGAGTGTCTGGGGGAGATGAAGTGACATTCAACGCTGCCCAATTCTTTGGGACTGGTAGTGTAAGCCTGTATGGTTTACGTCTTTTCGATGAACTGAGATTTGAATCAGCCGCAGTCGGTCTAAAACGGCTTTTGAGTCTAGTAGAAGCAGGTCAGTTGCGTCCTCACATTGATTTAGAAGCTTCTTGGACACAAATAGCTGATGTAGCGCAACAACTACTCGACAGACGTTTTCCTGGCAAGGCTGTATTGCACATTTCCAATTGA
- a CDS encoding DMT family transporter — translation MLGILTVLLSSFVLTFHNVTVRVLFSEHLVLGLFLLGGYVKPDLQNSILLMFMRMLLVVPLMASLSFKLYPSALKELKDLFNRDASGTLHERRDILIQALGCGVLMFVYIASLYIAIGLIPTGIALTLFFTYPVFTALLSWRFFGDRPTLFRWLVMGIILVGSALTIPQSSTTYSSHTIAIGIFASVSAGIVYAFYCIIAQKCLEKFHPVPFTWISFASTLLLSGVSLLFWPAKSAQLDWTPLWIGSIFSGLVSFIGHTLNNVGIRMVGASTASIIGSSSPALTALVAWVTISETLNVIQSVGIGIVTLGIALLSAEGFVKSLKNRS, via the coding sequence GTGTTGGGCATCCTAACGGTTCTACTATCCTCCTTTGTTTTGACGTTTCACAACGTTACTGTCCGAGTTTTGTTCTCAGAACATCTCGTACTCGGTTTATTTTTACTCGGTGGATACGTTAAACCGGATTTGCAGAATTCAATCTTGCTGATGTTCATGCGAATGCTGCTTGTAGTTCCACTCATGGCATCTCTATCATTCAAGCTATATCCATCTGCTCTTAAAGAATTAAAAGACTTATTCAATCGCGATGCTTCCGGCACACTACATGAACGCAGGGATATTCTAATCCAAGCTCTTGGCTGTGGGGTACTGATGTTTGTGTATATTGCCTCACTCTACATTGCTATTGGCTTAATTCCCACAGGCATTGCCTTGACCCTGTTCTTCACCTATCCCGTATTTACAGCGCTGCTGTCCTGGAGGTTTTTTGGCGATCGCCCCACATTGTTCCGTTGGCTAGTGATGGGGATTATTCTGGTAGGAAGCGCTCTCACCATTCCTCAATCTTCTACCACCTACAGCAGTCATACCATTGCGATCGGCATTTTCGCTAGTGTTAGTGCTGGGATCGTTTACGCCTTTTATTGCATCATTGCTCAAAAATGTTTGGAAAAATTCCATCCAGTTCCCTTTACCTGGATCAGTTTTGCCTCGACTCTACTGCTCTCTGGTGTTAGTTTACTATTCTGGCCAGCTAAGAGCGCCCAACTTGACTGGACACCTCTATGGATTGGCAGCATATTTTCGGGTCTGGTCAGTTTTATCGGACACACTCTAAACAATGTGGGGATTCGGATGGTTGGCGCATCTACCGCCTCCATAATTGGCTCTAGCAGTCCAGCATTGACGGCACTAGTTGCATGGGTAACGATTAGCGAAACTTTAAACGTGATTCAGAGCGTGGGGATTGGTATTGTCACATTGGGGATTGCGTTACTTAGTGCCGAAGGTTTTGTAAAATCGCTCAAAAATAGGAGTTAA
- a CDS encoding bestrophin family protein, translated as MTAEKFTWLRTKLQLKGSVMKAIYKHILWCGAFGFLISLLDHFEMPVSQPILGSVIPSIVLGLLLVFRTNTAYERFWEGRKCWGSLVNNIRNLARQIWVSIDEISPEDKDNKITALNLLVAFAVTTKLHLRGEAVNSELEDLMPSTKYIKLKIMNNPPIEVAFWIGDYLQEQYHRNCLNSYQLTSMQELLNNLVDNLGACERILKTPMPLAYAIHLKQLLLLYCFLLPFQIVDSLGWWTGLIAALVGFTVFGIEAIGLEIENPFGYDPNDLPLDTICDTMKRNIDDLITLTPNARSHPGNLTYDKS; from the coding sequence ATGACAGCCGAAAAATTCACATGGCTACGCACCAAATTACAACTTAAAGGTTCGGTGATGAAAGCAATTTACAAACATATTTTATGGTGCGGAGCTTTCGGATTTTTGATTTCTCTACTTGACCATTTTGAGATGCCTGTATCCCAACCTATTTTGGGAAGTGTCATTCCTAGTATTGTTTTAGGTTTGTTACTTGTATTTCGCACAAATACTGCTTATGAGCGATTTTGGGAAGGGAGAAAATGCTGGGGATCTTTAGTAAATAACATCCGAAATCTGGCCCGGCAGATTTGGGTATCAATTGATGAAATATCACCAGAAGATAAAGACAATAAAATTACAGCATTAAATTTATTGGTAGCTTTTGCTGTGACAACCAAATTACATTTGCGGGGAGAAGCAGTCAATAGCGAGTTAGAAGATTTAATGCCATCTACTAAGTATATAAAACTAAAGATTATGAATAATCCTCCCATAGAGGTTGCCTTTTGGATAGGAGATTATTTACAGGAGCAGTATCATCGCAATTGCCTTAATAGCTACCAGTTAACATCTATGCAAGAATTATTGAATAATCTAGTTGATAATTTAGGTGCTTGTGAACGGATTTTAAAAACACCTATGCCATTAGCTTATGCCATTCATCTTAAGCAATTATTATTATTGTATTGTTTCCTATTACCTTTTCAAATAGTGGATAGTTTGGGTTGGTGGACAGGTTTAATTGCTGCTTTGGTTGGTTTTACAGTATTTGGCATTGAAGCCATCGGCTTGGAGATAGAAAACCCCTTTGGTTATGACCCTAACGACTTACCTCTAGATACGATTTGCGACACAATGAAACGCAATATTGACGATTTAATTACTCTGACTCCAAATGCGCGATCGCATCCAGGTAATTTGACCTATGATAAAAGTTGA